The segment CTAGTGGTTATTGcattaaacaacagagatttagaacatttccatcacttcaGGAAATTCTATTGGACAGTACTACTGTCCAATAGATACTGTCCAATTTGATACTCTTCCATCACTTGATTGCATCTGCACAGAACACATAGATGCCATTAAGGGCCAATCCTGTCCCCACAGAACACTCGGACAATCCTCTGCCGGATCTGCTTGGTCCTAACACTGTATACAACAGGATTGAGCACAGGTGGGAGTAGCAGGTAGACATTGGCCATAAGAGTGTGTACTATTGGTGACAAGTGCTTCCCAAAGTGGTGAATCAGAGTCATGCCAATGAGAGGCACATAGAAGAGCAATACTGCACAGACATGAGAGAAGCAGGTGTTGAGAGCCTTGAGTCTCTGTTCTCGGGAAGCAATGCCCAGTACTGCCTGAAGGATTAGAAAGTAAGAAATCAAAAGGATCAAGGCATCCAGTACAATGATGAAGATCACAGCCAGCAGGCCATAGATGCTATTGACACGGGTGTCAGCGCAGGCAAGCCTCATGGCATCCTGATGGAGGCAGTATGCATGGGAAAGGATATTGGAGTGGCAGAAAGGTAGCCTTTTGATGAGAAAAGGTACAGGGAGCACTGCACCCACACTTCGTAGCAGGACTATTGCTCCAATCTTGCCAATGACTCCATGAGTGACAATGGTAGCATAGCGCAAAGGGAAGCGAATAGCCACAAAGCGATCAAAGGCCATGGCAACCAGAACACCTGATTCCACTCCCCCAAAGGTATGGATAAAGAACATCTGAGTGATGCAGGCATCAAGGGTTATTGAGTGCCAGTTGAACCAGTGAACACTAATCATGGTGGGCATGGAAGAAAGTGAAAGGCTGAGGTCAGTGGCAGCTAGCATAGCCAGAAAATAATACATAGGTTCATGGAGACTTTGCTCAACCTTGATGACAACAAGGATTATGACATTACCTAAGAACGTGGTACTGTAAAGAAGGCAGAGGGGCAAGGCCATCCATAAGTCTTTCTCTGGCATTCCTGGAATCCCAGTCAAGGTGAAGGTCTGGTGGCTATCAGTAGTTTGGTTGAATGGTGACATAGTGGAATGAAGGTCTGACTGGgcaaaaagagaagaattcaTTAAGTCAAACAGCTTCAGTTAGAATCAGTAGCTGTAAGTATTGAGATAGTAGCCATAAGATGGAGTGACTTAAATATTATTCTAATACATTTATATTCAC is part of the Ailuropoda melanoleuca isolate Jingjing unplaced genomic scaffold, ASM200744v2 unplaced-scaffold17288, whole genome shotgun sequence genome and harbors:
- the LOC117797888 gene encoding olfactory receptor 51H1-like; its protein translation is MSPFNQTTDSHQTFTLTGIPGMPEKDLWMALPLCLLYSTTFLGNVIILVVIKVEQSLHEPMYYFLAMLAATDLSLSLSSMPTMISVHWFNWHSITLDACITQMFFIHTFGGVESGVLVAMAFDRFVAIRFPLRYATIVTHGVIGKIGAIVLLRSVGAVLPVPFLIKRLPFCHSNILSHAYCLHQDAMRLACADTRVNSIYGLLAVIFIIVLDALILLISYFLILQAVLGIASREQRLKALNTCFSHVCAVLLFYVPLIGMTLIHHFGKHLSPIVHTLMANVYLLLPPVLNPVVYSVRTKQIRQRIVRVFCGDRIGP